In Streptomyces sp. NBC_00704, a genomic segment contains:
- a CDS encoding outer membrane protein assembly factor BamB family protein, producing the protein MAQPPDQPPQQGGSGAPQDRPQPPAGPPPQGGFGAPPPQPPQGPPAPAAPQPGYGYPQQPGPYGQPQQPGPYGQPQQPGPYGQQPGPYGGQQPGPYGQPSGPYGPQPGYGYPQQPQFPGAPGAPGTPPGGGRNPFRGRPALVVGAAVTALLVIGGAVFAVTRDDDNGGKKPVAGPSDDGKATKSAAPVNPGDGSGDGGGDEDQDFNAGRQAGEAKVLWYKEAPDAPASGADAPGMWITGRTAVKAAYKEVVAYGVADGRPSWAALTLPQKICAVTPQKTADDKIVVAYMSGTSDRAKCNQLQQIDLNTGAKGWTAVVADGTLFDSAISIELSLAGNTLMVGRSQSGTAYDVRTGKKLYDKQKYGDACFPAGFAGGPRLISVASCDAGDPTEHDEIQELDPATGKVRWTQKFGKGWTVGKTFSVDPLVAYSTNEDKKNWNVTTFRPNGSVRSQVRVDEDFAPKCGGGFLQRNLTGCAGVASDADTLYLPTETKSGPNEIVAVDLATGKEKWRVKSPTDEAMLPMKTEGGQLVAYVEPSYEGPGRVVGIATAGSAHTPTTLLQLPKSTADIEDSFFSRDIDWVDGRFYISTTRLTGNDETKEKLMLAYGK; encoded by the coding sequence ATGGCTCAGCCGCCCGATCAGCCGCCGCAGCAGGGTGGTTCCGGAGCACCGCAGGACCGCCCGCAGCCGCCGGCCGGCCCGCCGCCGCAGGGCGGTTTCGGCGCGCCGCCGCCGCAGCCGCCCCAGGGGCCGCCCGCTCCGGCCGCGCCGCAGCCCGGTTACGGCTACCCGCAGCAGCCCGGCCCGTACGGCCAGCCCCAGCAGCCGGGCCCCTACGGTCAGCCCCAGCAGCCGGGCCCCTACGGTCAGCAGCCCGGACCCTACGGCGGGCAGCAGCCCGGCCCGTACGGTCAGCCGAGCGGCCCCTACGGCCCGCAGCCCGGCTACGGCTACCCGCAGCAGCCCCAGTTCCCCGGCGCGCCCGGCGCCCCGGGCACCCCGCCGGGCGGCGGCCGCAACCCCTTCCGGGGCCGGCCCGCGCTGGTGGTCGGGGCCGCGGTGACGGCGCTCCTGGTCATCGGCGGGGCGGTGTTCGCGGTCACCCGCGACGACGACAACGGCGGCAAGAAGCCGGTCGCCGGACCGAGCGACGACGGCAAGGCCACGAAGAGCGCCGCCCCGGTCAACCCCGGCGACGGAAGCGGCGACGGCGGCGGCGACGAGGACCAGGACTTCAACGCCGGCCGCCAGGCGGGCGAGGCGAAGGTGCTCTGGTACAAGGAGGCGCCCGACGCCCCCGCCTCCGGCGCCGACGCCCCCGGCATGTGGATCACCGGCAGGACGGCCGTGAAGGCGGCCTACAAGGAAGTCGTCGCGTACGGCGTCGCCGACGGCAGGCCCAGCTGGGCCGCCCTCACGCTGCCGCAGAAGATCTGCGCCGTCACCCCGCAGAAGACGGCGGACGACAAGATCGTCGTCGCCTACATGAGCGGCACCAGCGACCGCGCCAAGTGCAACCAGCTCCAGCAGATCGACCTGAACACCGGCGCCAAGGGCTGGACCGCCGTCGTCGCGGACGGCACGCTGTTCGACAGCGCGATCAGCATCGAGCTGTCGCTGGCCGGCAACACCCTGATGGTGGGCCGCTCCCAGTCCGGGACGGCGTACGACGTCCGCACCGGCAAGAAGCTGTACGACAAGCAGAAGTACGGCGACGCGTGCTTCCCGGCCGGGTTCGCCGGCGGGCCGCGGCTGATCTCGGTGGCGTCCTGTGACGCGGGCGACCCGACCGAGCACGACGAGATCCAGGAACTGGACCCGGCGACCGGCAAGGTCAGGTGGACGCAGAAGTTCGGCAAGGGCTGGACGGTCGGCAAGACGTTCTCCGTCGACCCGCTGGTCGCCTACAGCACCAACGAGGACAAGAAGAACTGGAACGTCACGACGTTCCGGCCGAACGGCTCGGTGCGTTCGCAGGTCCGCGTCGACGAGGACTTCGCCCCCAAGTGCGGGGGCGGCTTCCTCCAGCGCAACCTCACGGGCTGCGCGGGCGTGGCCTCCGACGCCGACACGCTGTATCTCCCCACCGAGACGAAGAGCGGCCCCAACGAGATCGTGGCGGTCGACCTGGCCACCGGCAAGGAGAAGTGGCGCGTCAAGTCCCCCACGGACGAGGCGATGCTGCCGATGAAGACCGAGGGCGGGCAGCTGGTCGCCTACGTGGAGCCGTCGTACGAGGGGCCGGGCCGTGTGGTGGGCATCGCGACCGCCGGTTCCGCGCACACGCCGACGACACTGCTGCAACTGCCCAAGAGCACGGCCGACATCGAGGACAGCTTCTTCTCCCGGGACATCGACTGGGTCGACGGCCGCTTCTACATCTCCACCACCAGGCTGACGGGCAACGACGAGACGAAGGAGAAGCTGATGCTCGCCTACGGCAAGTAG
- a CDS encoding ABC-F family ATP-binding cassette domain-containing protein, with translation MAVNLVNVENVSKVYGTRALLDGISLGVSEGDRIGVVGRNGDGKTTLIRLLAKLEDADTGRVTHSGGLRMGVLTQHDSLDPAATVRHEVIRDLADHEWAGNAKIRDVLTGLFGGLDLPGFPQGLDTVIGPLSGGERRRIALAKLLIDEQDLIVLDEPTNHLDVEGISWLARHLRERRSALVCVTHDRWFLDQVCTRMWDVQRGDVHEYEGGYSDYVFARAERERIAATEETKRQNLVRKELAWLRRGAPARTSKPRFRVEAANELIADVPPPRDSSELMKFASSRLGKTVFDLEDVTVQAGPKVLLKHITWHLGPGDRIGLVGVNGAGKTSLLRALADAARSEGETQPVAGRIAVGRTVRLAYLSQEVGELDPGLRVLEAVQQVRERVDLGKGREMTAGQLCETFGFNKDKQWTPVGDLSGGERRRLQILRLLMDEPNVLFLDEPTNDLDIETLTQLEDLLDGWPGSMIVISHDRFFVERTTDRVFALLGDAALRMLPRGIDEYIERRQRMEEAAAASAPAAAQKAAPEKSAADQRAAKKELQKIERQLDKGSEKEAKLHAQIADHATDFEKVAGLDAQLRELAAEREELEMRWLELAEDA, from the coding sequence ATGGCCGTCAATCTGGTCAATGTCGAGAACGTCAGCAAGGTGTACGGGACCCGTGCCCTCCTCGACGGCATCTCGCTCGGCGTGTCCGAAGGGGACCGGATCGGCGTCGTCGGCCGCAACGGCGACGGCAAGACCACGCTGATCCGCCTGCTGGCCAAGCTGGAGGACGCCGACACCGGCCGGGTCACGCACTCCGGCGGGCTGCGCATGGGCGTGCTCACCCAGCACGACTCCCTGGACCCGGCGGCGACCGTCCGGCACGAGGTCATCCGCGACCTGGCCGACCACGAGTGGGCCGGCAACGCCAAGATCCGGGACGTGCTGACCGGACTGTTCGGCGGGCTCGACCTGCCCGGCTTCCCGCAGGGCCTGGACACCGTCATCGGCCCCCTGTCCGGCGGTGAGCGCCGCCGCATCGCGCTGGCCAAGCTTTTGATCGACGAACAGGACCTGATCGTCCTGGACGAGCCGACCAACCACCTCGACGTCGAGGGCATCTCCTGGCTCGCCCGGCACCTGCGCGAGCGCCGCTCCGCGCTCGTCTGCGTCACCCACGACCGCTGGTTCCTGGACCAGGTCTGCACCCGCATGTGGGACGTGCAGCGCGGCGACGTCCACGAGTACGAGGGCGGCTACTCCGACTACGTCTTCGCCCGCGCCGAGCGCGAGCGCATCGCCGCCACCGAGGAGACCAAGCGGCAGAACCTGGTCCGCAAGGAGCTGGCCTGGCTGCGGCGCGGCGCCCCCGCCCGCACGTCCAAGCCGCGCTTCCGCGTGGAGGCCGCCAACGAGCTGATCGCGGACGTGCCGCCGCCCCGCGACAGCAGCGAGCTGATGAAGTTCGCCTCCTCCCGCCTGGGAAAGACCGTGTTCGACCTGGAGGACGTCACCGTCCAGGCCGGACCCAAGGTGCTGCTCAAGCACATCACCTGGCACCTCGGCCCCGGCGACCGCATCGGCCTGGTCGGCGTCAACGGCGCCGGCAAGACGTCCCTGCTGCGCGCCCTGGCCGACGCCGCCCGCAGCGAGGGCGAGACCCAGCCGGTCGCCGGACGGATCGCCGTCGGCAGGACGGTCAGGCTGGCCTACCTCTCCCAGGAGGTCGGCGAGCTGGACCCCGGCCTGCGGGTCCTGGAGGCCGTGCAGCAGGTGCGCGAGCGCGTCGACCTCGGCAAGGGGCGCGAGATGACCGCCGGGCAGCTGTGCGAGACGTTCGGCTTCAACAAGGACAAGCAGTGGACGCCCGTCGGGGACCTCTCCGGCGGTGAGCGCCGCCGCCTCCAGATCCTGCGCCTGCTCATGGACGAGCCCAACGTCCTCTTCCTCGACGAGCCCACCAACGACCTCGACATCGAGACCCTCACCCAGCTCGAGGACCTCCTCGACGGCTGGCCCGGCTCGATGATCGTCATCTCCCACGACCGGTTCTTCGTCGAGCGCACCACGGACCGCGTCTTCGCCCTGCTCGGTGACGCCGCCCTGCGCATGCTCCCGCGCGGCATCGACGAGTACATCGAGCGCCGGCAGCGCATGGAGGAGGCTGCCGCCGCCTCCGCCCCGGCGGCCGCGCAGAAGGCTGCGCCGGAGAAGAGCGCCGCCGACCAGCGCGCCGCCAAGAAGGAACTGCAGAAGATCGAGCGGCAGTTGGACAAGGGCTCCGAGAAGGAGGCCAAGCTGCACGCCCAGATCGCCGATCACGCCACCGACTTCGAGAAGGTCGCCGGACTGGACGCACAGCTGCGGGAGTTGGCCGCCGAGCGCGAGGAGCTGGAGATGCGGTGGCTGGAACTCGCCGAGGACGCGTGA
- a CDS encoding 4-(cytidine 5'-diphospho)-2-C-methyl-D-erythritol kinase, whose amino-acid sequence MSVTVRVPAKVNVQLAVGAARPDGFHDLANVFLAVGLYDEVTVTPADGLRITCEGPDAAQVPLDRTNLAARAAIALAGRYGRSPDVHLHIVKDIPVAGGMAGGSADGAGALLACDTLWGVGASREELLDICAELGSDVPFSLVGGAALGTGRGERLTPLETGGAFHWVFATAARGLSTPAVFREFDRLTAGLDVPEPAASRALLDALAKGDPDALAATVSNDLQPAALSLFPELADTLAAGRAAGALASLVSGSGPTTAFLARDGEAAEGIAGALRTSGTCRSVRIASGPAPGATVVEEAR is encoded by the coding sequence GTGAGCGTCACCGTGCGGGTGCCCGCCAAGGTCAACGTGCAGCTGGCGGTGGGCGCGGCCCGCCCGGACGGCTTCCACGACCTGGCGAACGTGTTCCTGGCCGTCGGCCTGTACGACGAGGTCACCGTGACCCCGGCCGACGGGCTGCGGATCACCTGCGAGGGCCCGGACGCGGCCCAGGTCCCCCTGGACCGCACGAACCTGGCCGCGCGGGCCGCGATCGCGCTGGCCGGGCGGTATGGGCGCAGCCCCGACGTGCATCTGCACATCGTCAAGGACATCCCCGTCGCCGGGGGCATGGCCGGTGGCAGCGCGGACGGCGCGGGCGCCCTGCTGGCCTGCGACACGCTGTGGGGCGTCGGCGCGTCCCGCGAGGAACTCCTCGACATCTGCGCCGAGTTGGGCAGCGACGTGCCGTTCAGCCTGGTCGGCGGTGCGGCCCTGGGCACCGGGCGCGGCGAGCGGCTGACGCCGCTGGAGACCGGCGGCGCCTTCCACTGGGTGTTCGCGACGGCCGCGCGGGGCCTGTCGACGCCGGCCGTGTTCCGCGAGTTCGACCGGCTGACGGCGGGCCTCGACGTCCCCGAACCGGCCGCCTCGCGCGCACTCCTCGATGCCCTCGCCAAGGGCGACCCCGACGCGCTCGCGGCCACCGTCTCCAACGACCTCCAGCCCGCGGCCCTCTCCCTCTTCCCCGAGCTGGCGGACACGCTCGCCGCGGGACGCGCGGCCGGGGCGCTCGCCAGCCTGGTCTCGGGCTCGGGCCCGACCACCGCGTTCCTCGCCCGCGACGGCGAGGCCGCCGAAGGGATCGCGGGGGCGCTGCGCACGTCGGGCACCTGCCGAAGCGTCCGCATCGCGTCCGGGCCGGCCCCGGGGGCGACGGTCGTCGAGGAGGCCCGCTAG